In the Clostridium beijerinckii genome, one interval contains:
- the tuf gene encoding elongation factor Tu, with amino-acid sequence MAKAKYERSKPHVNIGTIGHVDHGKTTLTAAITTVLANKGFAEAFNYADIDKAPEEKERGITINTAHVEYQTENRHYAHVDCPGHADYVKNMITGAAQMDGAILVVSAADGPMPQTREHILLGSRVGIQYIVVFLNKADMVDDPELLELVEMEVRELLSEYDFPGDDIPVITGSALKALENPTDEEAIKPIMDLMEAVDSYIPTPERATDKPFLMPIEDVFTITGRGTVATGRVEAGVLHVGDEVEIVGLSEEKKKVVVTGIEMFRKLLDEAQAGDNIGALLRGVQRTDIERGQVLSKPNSVHPHTKFVGQVYVLKKEEGGRHTPFFDGYRPQFYFRTTDVTGSIKLPDGMEMVMPGDHIDMNVELITPIAMDEGLRFAIREGGRTVGSGVVTKIVE; translated from the coding sequence ATGGCAAAAGCAAAGTATGAAAGAAGTAAGCCACACGTTAATATTGGAACAATAGGTCACGTAGACCATGGTAAGACAACATTAACAGCAGCAATCACAACAGTATTAGCAAATAAAGGATTTGCAGAAGCATTTAACTATGCAGATATTGATAAGGCTCCAGAAGAAAAAGAAAGAGGAATCACAATCAATACAGCACACGTTGAGTACCAAACAGAAAACAGACACTATGCGCACGTTGACTGTCCAGGGCATGCTGACTATGTTAAGAACATGATCACAGGAGCAGCACAAATGGATGGAGCTATCTTAGTTGTATCAGCAGCAGATGGTCCAATGCCACAAACAAGAGAACATATACTACTAGGATCAAGAGTTGGTATCCAATATATCGTAGTATTCTTAAATAAAGCAGATATGGTAGACGATCCAGAATTATTAGAATTAGTAGAAATGGAAGTAAGAGAATTATTAAGTGAATATGACTTCCCAGGAGACGATATTCCAGTAATAACAGGATCAGCATTAAAAGCATTAGAAAATCCAACAGATGAAGAAGCAATTAAGCCAATCATGGATTTAATGGAAGCAGTAGATAGCTATATCCCAACTCCAGAAAGAGCAACAGATAAGCCGTTCTTAATGCCAATCGAAGATGTATTCACAATTACAGGAAGAGGAACAGTTGCAACAGGAAGAGTTGAAGCTGGAGTACTTCATGTAGGAGATGAAGTAGAAATCGTTGGATTAAGTGAAGAAAAGAAGAAAGTTGTAGTAACTGGAATCGAAATGTTCAGAAAGTTATTGGATGAAGCGCAAGCAGGAGATAACATCGGAGCATTATTAAGAGGAGTTCAAAGAACTGATATTGAAAGAGGTCAAGTTTTATCAAAACCAAATTCAGTACATCCTCATACTAAATTTGTAGGTCAAGTATACGTACTTAAGAAAGAAGAAGGTGGAAGACATACTCCATTCTTCGATGGATACAGACCACAATTCTACTTCAGAACAACAGACGTTACAGGATCAATCAAATTACCAGACGGAATGGAAATGGTAATGCCTGGAGATCACATTGATATGAATGTTGAATTAATCACTCCAATCGCAATGGATGAAGGATTAAGATTTGCTATCAGAGAAGGCGGAAGAACTGTAGGTTCTGGAGTTGTTACTAAAATAGTAGAATAA
- the rpsJ gene encoding 30S ribosomal protein S10, with product MSKQKIRIRLKAFDHTILDQSAEKIVETAKTSGAKVVGPVPLPTEKDVVTILRAVHKYKDSREQFEIRTHKRLIDIVNPSPKTVDALMRLNLPAGVDIEIKL from the coding sequence ATGTCAAAGCAAAAAATAAGAATTAGATTAAAGGCTTTTGATCATACAATTTTAGATCAATCAGCTGAAAAAATTGTTGAAACTGCAAAAACATCAGGAGCTAAGGTTGTAGGACCAGTGCCACTACCAACTGAAAAAGATGTTGTTACAATATTAAGAGCGGTTCACAAGTACAAAGATTCAAGAGAACAATTTGAGATAAGAACTCATAAGAGATTAATCGATATTGTTAATCCATCACCTAAAACTGTTGATGCATTAATGAGATTAAATCTTCCAGCGGGTGTTGATATAGAAATCAAGCTTTAG
- the rplC gene encoding 50S ribosomal protein L3 has translation MKKAIIGRKVGMTQIFDEKGKVIPVTVVEAGPCVVVQKKTLENDGYEAIQVGFDEIREKLANKPRKGHFAKAGATLRRTLKEFRLDDISQYEVGNEIKADVFGAGDKVDVSAVSKGKGFQGSIKRWNQQRGPMTHGSKFHRAPGSMGASSDPSRTFKNKRMPGHMGSVNTTVLNLEVVKVIAEKNLILIKGGIPGPNKGTVVIKDTVRA, from the coding sequence ATGAAAAAAGCTATAATTGGAAGAAAAGTTGGAATGACACAAATTTTTGATGAAAAAGGAAAAGTGATTCCTGTAACTGTAGTAGAAGCTGGCCCATGTGTTGTTGTTCAAAAGAAAACATTAGAAAATGATGGTTATGAAGCAATACAAGTTGGTTTCGATGAAATAAGAGAAAAATTAGCTAATAAGCCAAGAAAAGGTCACTTTGCTAAGGCTGGAGCTACTTTAAGAAGAACTCTTAAAGAATTTAGACTTGACGATATAAGTCAATACGAAGTTGGAAATGAAATAAAAGCTGATGTATTTGGAGCAGGAGATAAAGTTGATGTATCTGCAGTATCTAAGGGAAAGGGTTTCCAAGGATCAATTAAAAGATGGAATCAACAAAGAGGACCTATGACTCATGGTTCTAAGTTCCATAGAGCGCCAGGTTCAATGGGAGCTTCATCAGATCCATCTAGAACATTCAAAAACAAGAGAATGCCAGGACATATGGGATCTGTAAATACAACAGTACTTAATTTAGAAGTTGTTAAAGTAATAGCTGAAAAGAATTTAATACTAATTAAGGGTGGAATCCCAGGACCTAATAAAGGTACAGTAGTAATTAAAGATACAGTTAGAGCTTAA
- the rplD gene encoding 50S ribosomal protein L4 has protein sequence MPTVGVFNKEGNKVADMELNENVFAAEINEYALHQVVVALLANKRQGTQSTKTRSEVRGGGIKPWRQKGTGRARQGSIRSPQWIKGGIVFAPKPRDYRVSVPKSMRKVAMKSALTSKVQDNQMIVLDSLNFEAPKTKSMIEMLKALEANKALIITAESNEVVYKSARNIQGISVIPANNINVYDLLKYEKLIITKDAVSKIEEVYA, from the coding sequence ATGCCTACAGTAGGAGTATTTAATAAAGAAGGAAATAAAGTTGCAGATATGGAATTAAATGAAAATGTATTTGCGGCAGAAATTAATGAATATGCATTGCACCAAGTAGTAGTTGCATTATTAGCTAACAAAAGACAAGGAACTCAATCAACTAAAACTAGATCTGAAGTTAGAGGAGGCGGAATCAAGCCTTGGAGACAAAAGGGTACTGGAAGAGCAAGACAAGGTTCTATCAGATCACCACAATGGATCAAAGGTGGAATTGTATTCGCACCAAAGCCAAGAGACTACAGAGTTTCAGTTCCAAAGAGTATGAGAAAGGTTGCTATGAAATCTGCTTTAACTAGCAAGGTTCAAGATAATCAAATGATAGTTCTTGATTCGTTAAATTTTGAAGCACCAAAAACTAAGAGTATGATAGAAATGCTAAAGGCTTTAGAAGCTAATAAAGCATTAATTATAACAGCTGAATCAAATGAAGTTGTTTATAAGTCAGCAAGAAACATTCAAGGAATAAGTGTTATTCCTGCAAACAACATCAATGTATATGATTTATTAAAATATGAAAAATTAATCATAACTAAAGATGCTGTATCAAAAATTGAGGAGGTGTACGCATAA
- the rplW gene encoding 50S ribosomal protein L23, with protein sequence MKLTSHDIIRKPIITEKSMASMAEKRYTFIVHVDANKSQIKRAVEEVFNVKVESVNTINGLGKTKRMGVHVGKRSDYKKAIVTLTEESNGIEFFEGMQ encoded by the coding sequence ATGAAATTAACAAGCCATGATATAATAAGAAAGCCAATCATAACTGAAAAAAGTATGGCGTCTATGGCCGAAAAAAGGTACACTTTCATAGTTCATGTTGATGCTAATAAATCTCAAATAAAGAGAGCTGTGGAAGAAGTTTTCAATGTTAAAGTTGAATCTGTTAACACTATAAACGGCTTAGGTAAAACTAAGAGAATGGGCGTACATGTAGGTAAGAGATCAGATTACAAGAAAGCTATAGTTACATTAACTGAAGAAAGTAATGGAATTGAATTCTTCGAGGGAATGCAATAA